One window of Mangrovibacterium diazotrophicum genomic DNA carries:
- the ygiD gene encoding 4,5-DOPA-extradiol-dioxygenase, giving the protein MKRKQFLTTLSLLPLTGTAMKLNELSKITSSFDSTELMPLLFLGHGSPMNAIEQNEFTEGFRDISTKFEKPKAILCISAHWETRGTFLTAMEHPQTIHDFGGFPQALYDVQYPAPGSPELASEVQQLITSTDAGLTDKWGLDHGAWSVIRHLYPDADIPVIEMSIDYTQGPQYHYNLGRELAALRRKGVLIIGSGNLVHNLRMVDWKRMNDIGYGFDWAEEARAKMNEWILSGNHQPLIQYEQQGTAFKLAIPSPDHYLPLLYVLGLKGEKEEISLFNDKTMAGSLSMTSVFIHKS; this is encoded by the coding sequence ATGAAACGGAAACAATTTTTGACAACTCTTTCGCTACTGCCTTTAACAGGAACAGCCATGAAATTAAATGAATTAAGCAAAATAACATCGTCCTTTGACAGCACGGAGCTCATGCCCCTGCTGTTTCTGGGACACGGCAGCCCGATGAACGCGATCGAGCAGAATGAGTTTACAGAAGGTTTCCGTGACATTAGTACAAAATTTGAAAAGCCCAAAGCCATTTTGTGTATTTCGGCTCATTGGGAAACCCGCGGAACGTTTCTGACAGCGATGGAACACCCGCAAACCATACACGATTTTGGAGGCTTCCCGCAGGCGTTGTACGATGTGCAGTACCCTGCCCCCGGTAGCCCGGAACTGGCCAGCGAAGTTCAGCAGCTAATCACATCCACCGATGCGGGATTGACAGATAAATGGGGACTTGACCATGGCGCTTGGAGTGTGATTCGTCACTTATACCCTGACGCCGATATTCCGGTGATTGAAATGAGTATTGATTATACCCAAGGCCCCCAATACCATTACAATTTAGGACGGGAACTGGCTGCATTACGCCGTAAAGGTGTATTGATCATCGGTAGCGGGAACCTGGTGCACAACCTTCGCATGGTTGACTGGAAACGAATGAACGACATCGGCTACGGATTCGATTGGGCAGAAGAAGCCCGTGCAAAAATGAACGAATGGATTCTTTCGGGAAACCATCAACCGCTGATTCAATACGAGCAACAGGGAACTGCCTTCAAACTGGCCATCCCCTCGCCCGACCATTATTTACCGTTGCTTTACGTGTTAGGCTTAAAAGGCGAAAAAGAAGAGATTTCACTCTTCAATGACAAAACGATGGCTGGCTCGTTGAGTATGACATCCGTTTTCATTCATAAATCGTAA
- a CDS encoding arsenate reductase family protein translates to MQRKVYFLSTCDTCQRIMKEVGVDDSFEQQDIKFHPVTEEQVEAFFKHTVSYEELINKRARILKDALAENPVKEDADYKKLLLMDYTFLKRPVFEIDGKLFVGNAKKTVEEIKDALRE, encoded by the coding sequence ATGCAACGAAAAGTCTATTTCCTGTCAACATGCGACACCTGTCAACGAATTATGAAAGAAGTTGGCGTGGATGATAGCTTCGAACAACAGGATATTAAATTCCACCCTGTAACTGAAGAACAGGTCGAAGCTTTTTTCAAGCATACCGTTAGCTATGAAGAACTAATCAACAAACGCGCCCGAATATTAAAAGACGCGCTGGCGGAGAATCCGGTTAAAGAAGATGCCGATTACAAAAAGCTTTTGTTGATGGATTACACCTTTTTGAAGCGCCCGGTCTTTGAGATTGATGGTAAACTGTTTGTTGGTAATGCGAAGAAAACTGTTGAGGAGATCAAGGACGCACTGAGAGAGTGA
- a CDS encoding DUF6122 family protein: MQTFIHYFLHLVFPALIAWLFFRKEWKKVYLILLLTMLVDLDHLLATPIFQANRCSIGFHPLHSYYAIAAYVILLIFRKPFNIIGIGLLFHMFTDLVDCLFTFNHCPDCLVGAPAYELIRSISNISI, translated from the coding sequence ATGCAGACATTCATTCACTACTTTTTGCACCTGGTATTTCCAGCCCTCATTGCCTGGCTATTCTTCCGTAAAGAGTGGAAAAAAGTTTATCTCATTTTGCTTTTAACCATGCTGGTCGACCTGGATCATTTACTGGCAACACCGATCTTTCAGGCTAACCGATGCAGTATTGGTTTTCATCCTCTGCACTCCTATTATGCGATTGCCGCTTACGTAATTTTGCTAATCTTCCGAAAGCCATTCAATATTATTGGTATCGGGCTGCTATTCCACATGTTCACCGACCTGGTTGATTGCCTGTTCACTTTCAACCACTGCCCTGACTGTTTAGTCGGTGCCCCGGCTTATGAACTCATTCGATCGATATCGAATATATCAATATAA
- a CDS encoding DUF4272 domain-containing protein: MKEQLIEKVKSLTQRLKNQNITDQEISSDSYHKYDSTSFVSPEEIAQRIIIEYAVFYGAINNDKIDKIKNWLIACNLWSKLYDLEKIFFEGKITSPEEIKNLAWRIEKAYILAWTLDIVKDRPQTIDQISDKQFDNFILNVPKIGTKDLSRFICGQQLRSMNEIYEEYLFYTEVTTTQSSRLFIETKKIGLTPGASFARYSTLAWVCKSKTGN, from the coding sequence ATGAAAGAGCAATTAATAGAAAAAGTGAAAAGCCTTACACAAAGGCTCAAAAATCAGAATATAACTGATCAAGAGATCTCCAGTGATTCATATCATAAATATGACTCTACAAGTTTTGTTTCGCCAGAAGAAATAGCTCAAAGGATAATTATTGAATATGCTGTCTTTTATGGTGCAATAAACAATGACAAAATAGATAAAATCAAAAATTGGTTAATTGCCTGCAACTTATGGTCCAAGTTATACGATCTCGAAAAGATTTTTTTTGAAGGGAAGATCACTTCACCAGAGGAAATAAAAAACTTAGCCTGGAGGATCGAGAAAGCATACATTTTAGCCTGGACACTTGATATTGTTAAAGATAGACCTCAAACAATAGATCAAATCTCGGACAAGCAATTTGACAATTTCATTCTGAATGTGCCTAAAATAGGAACAAAAGACCTATCAAGATTCATTTGTGGACAGCAACTCCGGAGCATGAACGAGATTTATGAGGAATATTTATTTTATACAGAAGTAACAACAACTCAAAGTAGCAGGTTATTTATTGAAACGAAAAAAATCGGACTCACTCCCGGAGCCAGCTTTGCGAGATATTCAACATTGGCCTGGGTATGCAAATCGAAAACAGGAAACTAA
- a CDS encoding YybH family protein has protein sequence MSNEKEVQEASRTFYRALNQMVNGDPEELKAIWSHSNQVSTMHPVGGREIGWDEVWNTWDQVAQVSSDGKVELQDQFICASNDLAYEIGFENAEFKVAGTKTEGHVRVTNIYRKEGGSWKIVHHHTDVVPAMVEVVSKLQESHHEH, from the coding sequence ATGTCAAATGAAAAAGAAGTTCAGGAAGCGTCGCGGACGTTTTACAGAGCACTGAACCAGATGGTAAACGGAGATCCTGAAGAACTAAAAGCCATATGGTCGCACAGCAATCAAGTCAGCACCATGCATCCGGTTGGCGGAAGAGAAATCGGCTGGGACGAAGTATGGAATACATGGGATCAGGTTGCCCAGGTCTCCAGTGACGGAAAGGTCGAATTGCAGGATCAGTTTATCTGTGCTTCCAACGATCTGGCCTATGAAATCGGCTTCGAGAATGCTGAGTTCAAAGTAGCGGGAACGAAAACAGAAGGTCATGTTCGGGTGACCAACATCTACCGTAAAGAAGGCGGAAGCTGGAAAATTGTACACCACCACACCGATGTGGTGCCGGCAATGGTCGAAGTCGTCAGTAAGCTACAAGAAAGTCACCACGAACATTAA
- a CDS encoding C1 family peptidase yields the protein MSKLKWLMLAGLALPFIGTAQSIDQQQLETIRSGYVKDNYTVGMENALSSNPITKLAWSRDNEGTTDHYFTYRVDVSGITDQKASGRCWLFTSLNVFRPMAMQHFNTSSFEFSQNYLYFWDLFEKSNLFLNNIVATADRGFDDEKVRWYLSSPVDDGGQWINFVNLANKYGMVPKEAMEETYSSENTAWMTKLIKRKLREQALELRDMKNGGKNDKQIEARKVEMLGVIYRMLALNLGEPPVEFEYRYKDKDNKLADTKTYTPQSFMKEVLGDIQLSDYVMLMNDPTRPYWKHYEVENYRNVQEGENWHYVNLPNDVIKQFCIESIKNNEAMYASCDVGKQLRKDFGVLDVDNFNYEAVYNVPFNMNKAQRIETKDSGSSHGMALIAVEVDKDEKPLKWQFENSWGAAAGEKGYLTFTDRWFDEYMFRIVVNKKYISPKVLDIYGQKSEMLPPWDPMF from the coding sequence ATGAGTAAATTGAAATGGCTAATGCTTGCCGGCTTGGCTTTGCCCTTTATTGGCACGGCTCAAAGCATCGATCAGCAGCAACTGGAGACTATCCGTTCGGGATATGTAAAGGATAATTATACGGTTGGAATGGAGAACGCCCTGTCGTCGAATCCAATTACAAAACTGGCCTGGAGCCGGGATAACGAAGGAACAACTGATCATTATTTTACCTACCGGGTGGATGTTTCGGGTATCACCGACCAGAAGGCATCGGGGCGCTGTTGGCTGTTTACCTCTTTGAATGTATTCCGTCCGATGGCGATGCAACATTTCAATACCAGCTCGTTCGAGTTTTCGCAGAATTACCTTTATTTCTGGGATCTGTTCGAAAAATCGAACCTGTTCCTGAATAACATTGTGGCGACAGCCGATCGTGGATTCGACGATGAAAAGGTACGTTGGTACCTCAGCTCTCCGGTTGATGACGGTGGGCAATGGATCAACTTTGTGAACCTGGCAAATAAATACGGCATGGTTCCTAAAGAGGCGATGGAAGAGACTTATTCGAGCGAGAACACAGCCTGGATGACCAAGCTGATCAAACGCAAACTGCGCGAACAGGCGTTGGAGTTGCGCGATATGAAAAATGGTGGTAAGAACGACAAGCAAATCGAAGCACGCAAAGTAGAAATGCTTGGGGTAATCTACCGCATGCTGGCCCTTAATTTGGGAGAACCTCCGGTCGAGTTCGAGTATCGTTACAAGGATAAAGACAACAAATTGGCCGATACAAAGACATACACACCGCAGTCGTTTATGAAAGAAGTGTTGGGCGATATTCAGTTGAGCGATTACGTGATGCTGATGAACGATCCAACCCGTCCGTACTGGAAACACTACGAAGTGGAAAACTACCGCAACGTGCAGGAAGGCGAGAACTGGCACTATGTGAATTTGCCAAATGACGTAATCAAGCAGTTCTGTATCGAATCGATCAAAAACAACGAGGCCATGTATGCTTCGTGTGATGTTGGCAAGCAGTTGCGGAAAGATTTCGGCGTATTGGATGTTGATAACTTCAACTATGAAGCGGTTTACAATGTGCCATTCAATATGAATAAAGCACAACGGATTGAAACGAAAGACAGTGGTTCGAGTCACGGGATGGCGTTGATTGCCGTTGAAGTGGATAAAGACGAAAAACCACTGAAATGGCAGTTTGAGAACAGCTGGGGAGCAGCCGCGGGAGAAAAAGGCTACCTCACGTTTACCGATCGCTGGTTCGATGAGTACATGTTCCGCATCGTAGTCAATAAGAAATACATCAGCCCAAAAGTATTGGATATTTACGGTCAAAAGTCGGAAATGCTTCCGCCGTGGGATCCAATGTTCTAA
- a CDS encoding fibrobacter succinogenes major paralogous domain-containing protein, whose protein sequence is MKKMLFQPRFLSIFMLCLFLISCSKSEDDTPEEENTDIVTPTIVTNYASCIDINSATASASISETGSSAITASGFCWSTSQLPTIDDSKTSGSVTEGDFTASLSNLSSNTLYYVRAYATNGAGTGYGEAVPLKTYTGQITDIDGNTYFTVTIGNQLWTAENLKVRHYRNGDEISSTEDDGGNYYIYDNDENNASIYGLLYNWYAANDSRNICPEGWHVPTADEWDVLIEYLGGFDVAAPKLCEATGQYWILPETYYSTSTDISTNESGFTALPAGIAEYAEVPYQWLGIDAGFWTTTESTSSSTHAQLRDMVWGIAKVYSLNHFKYVGHSLRLIKDN, encoded by the coding sequence ATGAAAAAGATGCTTTTTCAACCACGCTTTTTGAGCATATTTATGCTTTGCCTCTTTCTTATCTCCTGTTCCAAAAGCGAAGATGATACGCCTGAGGAAGAAAACACAGACATTGTAACACCAACCATTGTTACGAACTACGCCTCTTGCATCGACATCAATTCGGCGACTGCTTCGGCAAGCATCAGTGAGACCGGTTCATCGGCCATAACCGCCAGCGGTTTTTGCTGGAGTACCAGCCAACTCCCAACGATTGACGACTCGAAAACAAGCGGCTCTGTAACCGAAGGCGACTTTACAGCTTCACTTTCCAATCTATCGTCGAACACCCTGTATTATGTGCGCGCTTATGCGACAAACGGAGCCGGAACAGGTTATGGCGAAGCAGTTCCTCTGAAAACCTACACCGGGCAAATAACAGATATCGATGGAAACACCTACTTTACCGTTACGATCGGCAACCAGCTTTGGACCGCTGAGAACCTGAAAGTACGTCATTACCGTAATGGAGACGAGATAAGCTCAACCGAAGACGACGGAGGAAACTATTACATCTATGACAACGATGAAAACAACGCCAGTATTTACGGCCTTCTTTATAACTGGTATGCAGCCAATGATAGTCGCAACATCTGCCCGGAAGGTTGGCATGTTCCAACCGCCGATGAATGGGATGTTTTAATTGAATACTTAGGAGGTTTTGATGTAGCAGCCCCAAAATTATGTGAGGCAACTGGCCAATACTGGATTCTACCTGAAACCTACTACTCAACATCGACGGATATCTCAACCAACGAATCAGGATTCACGGCTTTACCGGCAGGCATTGCCGAATACGCCGAAGTGCCTTACCAATGGCTTGGCATCGACGCCGGTTTCTGGACCACCACTGAAAGCACCAGCTCCTCAACTCATGCTCAGCTTCGAGACATGGTATGGGGAATTGCCAAGGTTTACTCGTTAAACCATTTTAAATATGTCGGGCACTCATTGCGTCTGATAAAGGATAACTAA
- a CDS encoding nitroreductase family protein, whose translation MMDFKTLAGDRYATKKYDPSKKISNELVAQLKEILRLSPSSINSQPWRFTFVSDQKLKEELAPFSFHNASKLKDASHIVVFSVIDNLEKFESENIASLPEGAIAYYNNNIKPGSEEQIKAWMAHQVYLALGFFLSGAASLGIDSTPMEGVNAAEYDRVLGLKDHKTLFAVALGYRDPDDFNQPSLKPKSRIDIDKVIYSI comes from the coding sequence ATGATGGATTTTAAAACATTGGCGGGTGATCGGTACGCAACGAAGAAGTACGACCCGAGCAAGAAAATTTCGAACGAATTGGTTGCTCAATTAAAGGAGATTTTGCGGTTGAGCCCTTCTTCAATAAATAGCCAACCCTGGCGTTTTACCTTCGTGAGCGATCAAAAGTTAAAAGAAGAATTAGCTCCGTTCTCGTTTCATAACGCGTCTAAATTGAAAGATGCCAGTCACATTGTGGTTTTTAGTGTGATTGACAATCTGGAGAAATTCGAAAGCGAGAATATTGCGAGTTTACCTGAAGGCGCAATTGCCTATTACAACAACAATATCAAACCGGGCAGTGAGGAACAGATCAAAGCCTGGATGGCCCATCAGGTGTACCTGGCATTGGGTTTCTTTTTGAGTGGTGCAGCTTCGTTGGGAATTGACTCGACGCCGATGGAAGGTGTCAATGCGGCGGAGTACGATCGGGTCTTGGGGCTTAAAGATCACAAGACTTTGTTTGCAGTCGCTTTGGGCTATCGTGATCCGGATGATTTCAACCAGCCTTCACTGAAGCCTAAGTCAAGAATCGACATTGATAAAGTTATTTACTCGATATAA
- a CDS encoding glycoside hydrolase family 127 protein: MKLRNLIFLLGLLPFGALAQQKPAAEVFSLSEVRLLDSPFKKAMMTDMNYILDLDMDRLLAPYLKEAGLKPKAENYGNWENTGLDGHIGGHYLSALAKMYAATGDQRMKDRMDYMLSELKRAQDANGDGYLSGVPGGKAMWQEISEGKIDAGSFSLNKKWVPLYNIHKIYAGLYDAYTFGGSEEAKEMLIGLTDWAIQLVQNLADDQIQDMLRSEHGGLNEIFADVADITGDEKYLKLAKQFSHRAILDPLIKHEDHLTGMHANTQIPKVIGFKRVAEVDGDESWADAARYFWENVVDKRTVSIGGNSVREHFHPVDDFSSMIESEQGPETCNTYNMLKLTKHLFLSDPEVKYMDYYERALYNHILSTEEPDHGGFVYFTPMRPGHYRVYSQPQTSFWCCVGSGLENHTKYGELIYAHLGDDIYVNLFIPSTLNWKEKGLELTQETKFPDAESTTLTINPEKKSTFTLYVRYPKWVEEGALKVVINGKEHEVDGTPGQYVALNRKWKKGDKVELTLPMRTTVEQLPDGESYYSILHGPIVMAAKTDTTDMVGLYADDSRGGHIASGQKYPLNEMPVIAGTVEHVASAVKAVEGQPLTFTIDGLYPEKYKDLELIPFFRLHDSRYMVYFNVVSPDDLVAMEKKTAFLEAEKKALEDATVDLVFPGEQQPESDHFIESENTNSGVNQDKHWRDATGWFSYLLTDKDGDAGKLRIMYFGLDNGRNFSISINGEKLTDVSLDGSKGFEFFTIDYDIPQDILDKAAGKLRVKFEADPGSVAGGIYEVRLMEK, encoded by the coding sequence ATGAAACTTAGAAATTTAATCTTCCTTTTAGGCTTGTTGCCTTTTGGTGCGCTCGCACAACAGAAACCGGCTGCTGAGGTATTTTCGTTATCGGAGGTGCGTTTACTCGACAGTCCGTTTAAAAAGGCAATGATGACCGACATGAACTACATCCTGGATTTGGATATGGACCGACTGTTGGCTCCCTATTTGAAAGAAGCTGGCCTGAAACCTAAAGCCGAAAACTACGGGAATTGGGAAAATACAGGATTGGATGGACACATTGGAGGCCATTACTTGTCGGCATTGGCGAAAATGTATGCCGCTACCGGCGACCAGCGCATGAAAGACCGCATGGATTATATGTTGTCGGAATTGAAGCGCGCGCAGGATGCGAATGGAGACGGTTATTTGTCGGGCGTTCCCGGTGGAAAAGCGATGTGGCAGGAAATTTCGGAAGGCAAGATTGATGCAGGTTCTTTCAGTTTGAATAAGAAGTGGGTTCCGCTTTACAATATTCATAAAATTTACGCCGGTTTGTATGATGCTTATACTTTTGGTGGTAGCGAGGAAGCCAAAGAAATGCTGATCGGGTTGACCGACTGGGCGATTCAGCTGGTGCAAAACCTGGCGGATGATCAAATTCAGGATATGTTGCGCAGTGAGCACGGCGGCTTGAACGAAATTTTTGCGGATGTGGCTGATATTACCGGCGACGAAAAATACCTGAAGCTGGCTAAACAGTTTTCGCACCGGGCAATTTTGGATCCGCTGATTAAGCATGAAGATCATTTGACAGGTATGCATGCCAATACACAGATTCCGAAAGTGATCGGTTTTAAAAGAGTTGCCGAAGTTGACGGGGATGAATCCTGGGCGGACGCAGCGCGTTATTTCTGGGAGAATGTTGTTGATAAACGCACCGTGTCGATTGGTGGAAACAGCGTGCGCGAGCACTTTCACCCGGTTGATGATTTCAGCTCGATGATTGAGAGTGAGCAGGGACCTGAAACCTGCAATACTTACAATATGCTGAAACTGACGAAGCACTTGTTTTTGAGCGACCCGGAAGTGAAATACATGGATTACTACGAACGAGCTTTGTACAATCATATTTTATCGACTGAAGAGCCGGATCACGGCGGGTTTGTTTACTTCACGCCCATGCGTCCGGGGCACTACCGGGTTTATTCGCAGCCGCAAACCAGTTTTTGGTGCTGCGTTGGTTCGGGATTGGAAAATCACACCAAATACGGAGAGTTGATTTATGCGCATTTGGGTGATGATATTTACGTCAACTTGTTCATCCCTTCAACTCTGAACTGGAAAGAAAAGGGACTGGAACTGACACAGGAAACAAAATTTCCGGATGCCGAATCCACAACCCTGACGATCAATCCGGAAAAGAAATCTACGTTCACCTTGTATGTTCGTTATCCGAAATGGGTTGAAGAAGGTGCGTTGAAAGTGGTAATAAACGGTAAAGAACATGAGGTCGACGGAACTCCCGGTCAATATGTGGCTTTGAATCGTAAATGGAAAAAGGGTGACAAAGTGGAGCTGACTTTGCCCATGCGAACAACGGTTGAGCAATTGCCCGACGGTGAAAGCTACTATTCTATTTTACACGGCCCGATTGTAATGGCGGCCAAAACCGACACTACCGATATGGTTGGATTGTATGCTGATGATAGCCGTGGCGGACATATTGCATCGGGGCAAAAATATCCGTTGAATGAGATGCCGGTGATTGCAGGTACGGTGGAACACGTGGCTTCGGCAGTGAAAGCTGTTGAAGGGCAACCGCTGACTTTTACAATTGATGGTTTGTACCCCGAAAAATATAAAGATTTGGAATTGATTCCATTCTTTCGGCTGCACGATTCTCGCTACATGGTTTATTTCAATGTGGTGAGTCCGGATGATTTGGTGGCGATGGAGAAGAAGACTGCCTTTCTGGAAGCCGAGAAGAAAGCGTTGGAGGATGCGACGGTTGATTTGGTGTTTCCCGGCGAGCAACAACCGGAGTCGGATCATTTCATCGAATCTGAAAATACCAATTCAGGAGTGAATCAGGATAAACATTGGCGGGATGCAACGGGCTGGTTTAGTTACCTTCTAACTGATAAGGATGGCGATGCCGGCAAGCTGCGAATCATGTACTTTGGATTGGACAACGGACGAAACTTTTCAATCAGCATTAATGGTGAAAAGTTGACAGACGTGAGCCTCGACGGAAGTAAAGGATTCGAATTTTTTACCATCGACTACGATATTCCGCAGGACATTCTGGACAAAGCGGCTGGAAAACTTCGCGTAAAGTTTGAAGCAGATCCGGGCTCTGTTGCCGGTGGGATTTATGAAGTACGTCTGATGGAAAAATAA
- a CDS encoding DUF6144 family protein produces the protein MNKDRRNFLKKACAAGGCFCGFSFLAGQRVEAGKSQEAEDTQKKLMQEWISILMVSMDEQMDETLARQIMKSCARAHYDQLKMDEVLQPFEGNPEAFARFLEESWNWKVDFDRENGIIHADENKDFCVCPMVSHQQGMNMGVLCYCSEGFAELMFSKVVGHPVQATVISSIHRGNDRCKYQIKL, from the coding sequence ATGAATAAGGACCGCAGAAATTTTCTGAAAAAAGCATGTGCTGCAGGAGGATGTTTCTGCGGTTTTTCATTCCTGGCCGGACAAAGAGTTGAGGCAGGGAAAAGTCAGGAGGCAGAAGATACTCAAAAAAAACTGATGCAGGAATGGATCTCCATTCTGATGGTCAGCATGGACGAGCAGATGGATGAGACTTTGGCGAGGCAGATCATGAAAAGTTGCGCCCGGGCACACTACGATCAGCTAAAAATGGACGAAGTTTTGCAGCCTTTTGAAGGTAACCCGGAGGCGTTTGCTCGTTTTCTGGAAGAAAGCTGGAATTGGAAAGTGGATTTCGACCGGGAAAACGGGATTATCCATGCCGACGAAAACAAAGACTTCTGTGTTTGCCCAATGGTGAGTCATCAACAGGGGATGAATATGGGCGTGTTGTGTTATTGTTCCGAGGGTTTTGCCGAGTTAATGTTTTCCAAAGTAGTCGGGCATCCTGTACAGGCTACTGTTATCTCGTCAATTCATCGGGGGAACGACCGTTGTAAATATCAAATCAAACTATAA